A stretch of Polypterus senegalus isolate Bchr_013 chromosome 3, ASM1683550v1, whole genome shotgun sequence DNA encodes these proteins:
- the LOC120526565 gene encoding trace amine-associated receptor 13c-like has translation MQDNLNVEYCYNSDNVTCIKEVRPLYLAVTLYALAAIAVLLTFCGNLTVIISISHFKQLHTPTNLLVLSLAAADFLVGVIIMPFMVIQSIETCWYFGDVFCFIYTMFLIFLTTVSMINLVIIAIDRYIAVSDPLLYSTRVTVRVASLCVAGIWTASLCYGFAVMFSNGNMEGVIGVDPCPGDCLLAFNSAWGTVDLVCSFLLPVFIMATLYSKIIIIAKRHARAISTQQKSHTEGANKKISKKSERKAAKTLGIVVAVFILCWLPFYICTVLNQFINFSVPSVVSCAFLWLAYLNSCINPIIYALFYPWFQKSLKMLVTFKICSPGSSVIHLIPEH, from the coding sequence ATGCAAGATAACCTGAATGTGGAGTACTGCTATAACTCGGACAATGTCACCTGTATCAAAGAAGTTCGTCCACTGTACCTCGCTGTGACACTTTACGCTCTTGCCGCAATAGCGGTGCTTCTTACATTTTGTGGTAATCTGACGGTGATTATTTCAATCTCTCATTTTAAGCAACTCCACACACCAACGAATTTGCTTGTATTGTCACTAGCAGCAGCTGACTTTTTAGTGGGAGTCATTATAATGCCATTCATGGTTATTCAGTCCATTGAAACGTGCTGGTATTTCGgagatgtgttttgttttatatatacaatGTTTCTCATATTTCTAACTACTGTTTCTATGATAAATTTGGTAATAATTGCAATTGACCGTTATATTGCAGTAAGTGATCCGTTGCTATATTCTACCAGAGTGACTGTTCGAGTTGCTTCTTTGTGTGTTGCGGGGATCTGGACAGCATCCCTGTGTTATGGATTTGCTGTTATGTTTTCAAATGGAAATATGGAAGGCGTTATTGGAGTAGATCCTTGTCCGGGAGATTGTCTGTTAGCCTTTAATTCGGCCTGGGGGACGGTTGAtcttgtgtgttcatttcttttgCCGGTTTTTATTATGGCAACTCTATACTCAAAAATTATTATCATTGCTAAGAGACACGCAAGAGCAATTTCAACCCAGCAGAAATCTCACACGGAAGGAGCGAACAAGAAGATATCAAAGAAGTcagaaagaaaagctgcaaaaactTTGGGAATAGTTGTGGCTGTATTTATTCTTTGCTGGTTACCGTTCTATATATGCACGGTCCTTAATCAGTTCATTAATTTTTCGGTTCCTTCAGTTGTATCTTGTGCTTTCTTGTGGTTAGCTTACCTGAACTCATGCATTAACCCGATTATTTATGCCTTGTTTTATCCGTGGTTTCAGAAGTCACTAAAAATGCTGGTGACATTTAAAATATGCAGTCCAGGATCTTCTGTGATACATCTGATCCCTGAACATTAA